One Methanobacterium sp. DNA window includes the following coding sequences:
- a CDS encoding (Fe-S)-binding protein yields the protein MIYFRGCVAREKLNKISEATEEILNHANIDFKLIETETCCGSFLLRTGFVDDAKEVMENTLNEIEGEKIITSCAGCYKTFKEDYPEILGVKLDVMHTSQFFSELVDNGKLEVEYLDKTVTYHDPCHLGRHLEEYDAPRNILKKIANLVEMKRNKENSRCCGAGAGVRSAHPEITENIAKMRINDLEEIDAKILVTSCPFCILNLESASKNVKILDLSQIILNGLK from the coding sequence ATGATATATTTTAGAGGTTGTGTTGCAAGGGAAAAGCTTAATAAAATATCTGAAGCTACAGAAGAGATATTGAATCATGCCAATATTGATTTTAAATTAATAGAAACTGAAACATGTTGTGGATCATTTTTACTTAGAACTGGCTTTGTAGATGATGCAAAAGAAGTAATGGAAAATACATTAAATGAGATTGAAGGAGAGAAAATAATTACTTCTTGTGCAGGCTGTTATAAAACATTTAAAGAAGATTATCCTGAAATTTTAGGTGTCAAGCTGGATGTTATGCACACTTCGCAGTTTTTCAGCGAATTAGTTGATAATGGAAAGCTTGAAGTTGAATATTTAGATAAAACTGTTACTTATCATGATCCATGCCATTTAGGGCGGCATCTTGAAGAATATGATGCTCCGAGAAATATTTTAAAAAAAATTGCTAATTTAGTTGAGATGAAAAGAAATAAAGAAAATTCAAGGTGTTGTGGTGCTGGTGCAGGAGTTAGATCTGCACATCCTGAAATAACAGAAAACATTGCAAAAATGCGCATAAATGATTTAGAAGAAATAGACGCCAAAATACTTGTAACATCATGTCCTTTCTGTATATTAAATCTTGAATCTGCCTCAAAAAATGTAAAAATCTTGGATTTATCCCAAATAATTCTAAATGGATTGAAATAA
- the guaB gene encoding IMP dehydrogenase has protein sequence MYSKKLKNAPDGYTFDDFLIVPSASSVEPKDVNIKTKISRNYSINVPIISSAMDTVTESYMAIALAQEGGLGVIHRNMTINEQVNEVKKVKQSGDLTVRDVITISPDESICEANQIMDMEDVSGLPVVEDEVVIGIISRRDIKPIINSDSEKKVKEIMTENVLTIPESTTPEDALDIAYENKVERLPVVRNNKLMGIVTVRDILERKKFPNASRDKKGKFIVAAAAGPFDLERAIALDDAGADIIAIDVAHAHNLNVVDAAKTIKDNIEADLVVGNIATAKAAEDLIAKEVDGLKVGIGPGSICTTRIIAGVGVPQLTAISDVADVAKEHEIPVIGDGGLRFSGDIAKAIAVGADAVMVGSLLAGTYESPGDVVIMNGRKFKQYRGMGSLGAMTGGVGAGTDRYFQEVKGPMKHAKLVPEGVEGVVPYKGPVNEVLFQLIGGLKSSMGYCGAEDIQSMKENAKLVKITSSGMTESHPHDMTITNESPNYPTTRLM, from the coding sequence ATGTACTCAAAAAAGTTAAAAAATGCTCCAGATGGTTATACTTTCGATGATTTTTTAATAGTGCCTTCTGCATCATCTGTTGAGCCCAAAGATGTTAATATTAAAACAAAGATTTCCAGAAATTATTCTATTAACGTTCCTATAATAAGTTCTGCCATGGACACTGTCACCGAATCATATATGGCAATTGCTCTTGCTCAAGAAGGAGGATTAGGAGTTATACACAGAAATATGACCATAAATGAGCAGGTAAATGAAGTAAAGAAAGTAAAACAATCTGGTGACCTCACAGTTAGAGATGTAATAACTATCAGTCCTGATGAATCCATTTGTGAAGCTAATCAAATTATGGACATGGAAGATGTAAGCGGACTTCCTGTTGTTGAAGATGAAGTAGTTATAGGGATAATAAGTAGAAGAGATATAAAACCTATCATTAACTCTGATTCAGAAAAGAAAGTAAAAGAAATAATGACTGAAAATGTCTTAACAATCCCAGAATCCACAACTCCAGAGGATGCATTAGATATAGCTTATGAAAATAAAGTAGAAAGACTTCCAGTAGTTAGAAACAATAAATTAATGGGAATTGTAACTGTACGTGACATATTAGAACGTAAAAAATTCCCGAATGCATCAAGAGATAAAAAAGGGAAATTTATTGTGGCTGCAGCAGCAGGACCATTTGATTTAGAACGTGCCATTGCACTGGATGATGCAGGAGCAGACATAATCGCTATAGATGTTGCACATGCTCATAACTTGAATGTTGTTGATGCTGCAAAGACTATTAAAGATAATATTGAGGCTGATTTAGTTGTTGGTAATATTGCAACTGCTAAAGCTGCAGAAGACCTGATTGCAAAAGAAGTGGACGGACTTAAGGTAGGTATTGGCCCAGGATCCATCTGTACAACAAGAATAATTGCAGGAGTCGGTGTTCCTCAGCTTACTGCAATATCTGATGTTGCAGATGTAGCAAAAGAACATGAAATCCCAGTTATAGGTGATGGAGGTTTAAGATTCTCTGGTGATATTGCAAAAGCCATAGCAGTTGGTGCTGATGCTGTAATGGTAGGAAGCTTACTTGCAGGAACATATGAATCTCCTGGCGATGTTGTAATTATGAATGGAAGAAAATTCAAACAATACCGCGGAATGGGGTCATTAGGTGCCATGACTGGAGGAGTAGGTGCAGGAACAGACCGTTACTTCCAGGAAGTTAAAGGACCAATGAAACATGCAAAATTAGTTCCAGAAGGTGTAGAGGGAGTTGTACCATACAAAGGACCTGTAAATGAAGTTTTATTCCAGTTAATTGGTGGCCTTAAATCTTCAATGGGTTACTGCGGCGCAGAGGATATTCAAAGCATGAAAGAAAATGCAAAGCTTGTAAAAATCACTTCAAGCGGAATGACAGAAAGCCATCCTCACGACATGACAATAACCAATGAAAGCCCTAATTATCCTACAACACGTTTGATGTAG
- a CDS encoding family 2 glycosyl transferase, translated as MFSIVCVFNNKKVLDEYLLKSLNRQNTEYELILIDNTVNKYKSAAEALNYGGRKAKEKYIVFIHQDVAFLFESLENIEKSLNSLNNLGIAGAAGKIKEEAHVISNMKQGKDSKDVGIPIDMPMKVQTLDECLVIIPKSVFEYLQFDEENCDNWHLYAVDYCLSVKNLKLDVYAIPMYVHHLSNGFPVSSGYFTTMKKLINKHHKHYKWIPTTIGNWNTAYPFIAQKILYKIIFYLDK; from the coding sequence ATTTTTTCAATTGTATGTGTTTTTAATAATAAGAAAGTTTTAGATGAGTATTTACTCAAAAGCTTAAACCGCCAAAATACAGAATATGAACTAATTCTAATTGATAATACTGTTAATAAGTATAAATCAGCTGCAGAAGCACTTAATTATGGTGGTAGAAAAGCTAAAGAGAAATATATAGTGTTTATACATCAAGATGTTGCTTTTTTATTTGAATCGTTAGAAAATATTGAAAAGTCATTAAATTCATTAAATAATCTAGGAATTGCAGGTGCTGCTGGAAAAATTAAAGAAGAAGCACATGTAATTTCAAATATGAAGCAAGGTAAAGATTCTAAAGATGTTGGCATTCCTATTGATATGCCTATGAAAGTACAAACCTTAGATGAATGTTTGGTGATAATACCTAAATCCGTATTTGAGTATCTTCAATTTGATGAGGAAAATTGTGATAATTGGCATTTATATGCAGTTGATTACTGTTTAAGTGTAAAAAATCTGAAATTGGATGTATATGCAATCCCTATGTATGTACATCATTTATCAAATGGGTTTCCGGTTTCAAGCGGATATTTCACTACTATGAAAAAATTGATTAATAAGCATCATAAACATTATAAATGGATTCCCACAACAATTGGAAATTGGAATACAGCATATCCATTTATTGCACAAAAAATATTATACAAAATAATTTTTTATTTAGATAAATGA
- a CDS encoding dTDP-4-dehydrorhamnose 3,5-epimerase family protein — MIYKNENLLKIPGIKGKYIKDVEIKALKRIPDERGSIYHMLRSDDEIFEDFGEIYFSSVYPEVIKGWHIHKKMILNYAVIHGMIKLVLYDDRENSKTHGNLMEIFIGEENYLLVKIPPNIWNGFKGIGETKAIIANCASIPHDSEEISRKDPFTTDIPYEWKKKHE; from the coding sequence ATGATTTATAAAAATGAAAATTTACTTAAAATCCCTGGAATTAAGGGCAAATATATAAAAGATGTGGAAATTAAAGCATTAAAAAGAATTCCAGATGAAAGGGGCAGCATATATCACATGTTAAGGAGTGATGATGAAATTTTTGAAGATTTTGGTGAAATCTACTTTTCTTCTGTATATCCTGAAGTGATTAAAGGCTGGCATATCCACAAAAAAATGATTTTAAACTATGCTGTAATACATGGAATGATAAAGTTAGTTCTTTATGATGACAGAGAAAATTCAAAAACACACGGTAATTTAATGGAAATTTTCATAGGAGAAGAGAATTATTTACTTGTTAAAATACCACCAAATATATGGAATGGATTTAAAGGAATAGGAGAAACCAAAGCAATAATTGCTAATTGCGCATCAATTCCCCATGATTCAGAAGAAATATCAAGAAAAGATCCATTTACAACAGATATACCTTATGAATGGAAGAAAAAACATGAATAA
- a CDS encoding glycosyltransferase family 2 protein yields MNPKISIIIPTFNRANYLIKAVESALAQDYINLEVIVSDNDSKDETSEIMKNFVADERFKYFKNEKNMGMVANWRKAVYEHAEGDFFLILSDDDYFMDNKYISKAVELIEIDNNVVIVYANGYLLYENLNKYMKLELPFSGIEDGKTIFLSRQKVNPQDFTLCNILFDRKLAMELNAFSNNYNISCDSEIFLKMCLYGKIGVINDFVSVYLIHSSNLIDKQKTDFNMLINNLDYIFEPYKLAQSLNVISKNDLKKWEDEVIVPIITIKLVEILIFHKEKYEDALEILDKKNHDALLKSQKTLKLRMYTILSKINMARFIYNLITLLTNQKS; encoded by the coding sequence ATAAACCCAAAAATTAGCATTATAATACCCACATTCAATCGAGCTAATTATTTAATTAAAGCTGTAGAAAGTGCTTTAGCTCAAGATTATATTAATTTAGAAGTTATAGTGTCTGATAATGATTCTAAAGACGAAACTAGTGAAATAATGAAAAATTTCGTGGCCGATGAGAGATTTAAGTATTTTAAAAATGAAAAAAATATGGGAATGGTTGCTAACTGGAGAAAAGCAGTTTATGAACATGCCGAGGGAGATTTTTTCCTAATACTTTCTGATGATGATTATTTTATGGATAATAAGTATATTTCAAAGGCAGTAGAATTAATAGAAATTGATAATAACGTAGTTATAGTGTATGCTAACGGTTATTTGTTATATGAAAATTTAAACAAATATATGAAGCTTGAATTACCGTTTAGTGGTATTGAAGATGGTAAAACTATATTTTTAAGCAGGCAGAAAGTCAATCCTCAAGATTTTACATTGTGTAACATTTTATTTGATAGAAAATTAGCTATGGAGCTAAATGCATTTTCTAATAATTATAATATCTCCTGTGATTCTGAAATCTTTCTTAAAATGTGCTTATATGGAAAAATTGGAGTAATAAATGATTTTGTATCTGTTTATTTAATACATTCAAGTAATTTGATAGATAAACAAAAAACAGATTTCAATATGCTAATCAATAATTTAGACTACATTTTTGAGCCTTACAAATTAGCTCAATCGTTAAATGTTATTTCAAAAAATGATCTGAAAAAATGGGAAGATGAAGTAATTGTGCCCATAATTACAATAAAATTAGTTGAGATATTAATATTCCATAAAGAAAAATATGAAGATGCATTGGAAATATTAGATAAAAAAAATCATGATGCACTTCTAAAATCCCAAAAAACTTTAAAATTAAGGATGTACACCATTTTATCCAAAATTAATATGGCCAGATTTATTTATAACCTAATTACATTATTAACAAATCAAAAAAGCTAA
- a CDS encoding Hsp20/alpha crystallin family protein, translating to MKTKRRYKHRTILDRKGLIERMLEDTSKTIDSIKYDLEKSIVDYTFVPGKDIIETDEDVIVHIDLPGIKKKDIELRITETKIRVKAKFDIELEIEQGSYITLHDRKSGVMRRTVRFPKKIIPNEAEAKFQDGVLIIEAPKLEKEESFNLEIK from the coding sequence ATGAAAACAAAAAGAAGATATAAACATAGGACTATTTTAGATAGGAAAGGTTTGATTGAAAGAATGCTTGAAGACACTTCAAAAACCATTGATTCTATAAAATACGACCTTGAAAAGTCGATTGTGGATTATACCTTTGTTCCCGGCAAAGATATAATTGAAACAGATGAAGATGTCATAGTACATATAGACCTTCCAGGTATCAAAAAGAAGGATATTGAACTTAGAATAACCGAAACTAAAATTCGAGTTAAAGCAAAGTTCGATATAGAGCTGGAAATCGAGCAGGGAAGTTATATAACACTTCATGATCGAAAATCAGGTGTAATGAGGAGAACTGTAAGGTTCCCTAAAAAAATCATACCTAACGAAGCCGAAGCTAAATTCCAAGATGGTGTTCTAATCATAGAAGCTCCGAAACTGGAAAAAGAAGAAAGCTTTAACCTGGAAATCAAATAA
- a CDS encoding (5-formylfuran-3-yl)methyl phosphate synthase gives MLLLISPINTEEAHEAIEGGADIIDVKNPKEGSLGANFPWVIKSVREMTPKDMLVSATLGDVPYKPGTVSLAALGASVSGADYIKVGLYGTKNYDEALEVMENVVKTVNDYNDDAIVVASGYADAHRIGAVNPMEIPEIAAEAGADLAMVDTAVKDGKTLFDFMDEEMIAKFNDEIHDYGLKSALAGSVKKDQLLTLHQLGCDVVGIRGAACIDGDRNSGKIHRSAVNELKKMIENF, from the coding sequence TTGCTTCTCTTAATAAGTCCAATAAACACTGAAGAAGCACACGAAGCCATTGAAGGCGGTGCAGATATAATTGACGTTAAAAATCCAAAAGAGGGATCACTCGGTGCTAATTTTCCATGGGTCATTAAAAGTGTGCGAGAAATGACTCCCAAAGACATGCTTGTAAGCGCAACATTAGGTGATGTTCCCTATAAACCCGGTACAGTGTCACTTGCTGCCCTTGGTGCGTCAGTTTCAGGCGCTGATTACATTAAAGTAGGGTTATACGGCACAAAGAATTATGATGAAGCCCTTGAAGTAATGGAAAACGTTGTAAAAACTGTTAATGATTATAATGATGATGCTATTGTAGTTGCATCAGGATATGCTGATGCTCATCGAATTGGAGCAGTAAATCCAATGGAAATACCAGAAATTGCTGCAGAAGCCGGTGCAGACTTAGCTATGGTAGATACTGCAGTTAAAGATGGTAAAACACTCTTTGATTTCATGGATGAAGAAATGATAGCCAAATTCAATGATGAAATCCATGATTATGGACTTAAATCCGCACTTGCAGGATCAGTAAAAAAAGACCAGCTTTTAACATTACATCAGTTAGGATGTGATGTTGTAGGGATAAGGGGAGCAGCATGTATTGATGGAGACAGAAACTCCGGTAAAATTCATAGAAGTGCTGTTAATGAATTGAAGAAAATGATAGAAAACTTTTAA
- a CDS encoding molybdenum cofactor guanylyltransferase — protein sequence MKSIIILCGGKSQRMGKDKGSLLLNKKPMVLHVLNAIKDIADEIILVLRENTQVEKYKNLLKNENIQLKIVTDKIESQGPLVGILTGLLNIKSEYAQILPCDSPFISKNFVLKMFEIIESNDFDAVVPIWNDEHIEPLHSIYKKNVIEIIEDSLKNERRDVNSLINSLKIKFVDVNELDQTTQSFQNINTINEFENI from the coding sequence ATGAAATCAATAATAATCCTTTGCGGTGGAAAAAGCCAGAGAATGGGTAAAGATAAAGGATCCTTATTATTAAATAAGAAGCCAATGGTTCTCCATGTATTAAATGCCATAAAAGATATTGCTGATGAGATTATACTGGTTTTAAGAGAAAACACACAAGTTGAAAAATATAAAAACTTACTAAAAAATGAGAATATCCAATTAAAAATTGTTACAGATAAAATTGAATCTCAAGGACCACTTGTTGGAATTTTAACTGGTCTTTTAAACATTAAATCCGAGTATGCTCAGATTTTACCTTGTGATTCGCCGTTTATTTCTAAAAATTTTGTTTTAAAGATGTTTGAAATTATAGAATCTAATGATTTCGATGCTGTGGTCCCAATATGGAATGATGAGCATATTGAACCGCTACATTCAATATATAAGAAAAATGTCATTGAGATTATTGAAGATAGTTTAAAAAATGAACGAAGAGACGTTAATTCTTTAATTAACAGTTTGAAAATCAAATTTGTTGATGTTAATGAGCTTGACCAAACTACTCAAAGCTTCCAGAATATAAACACTATAAATGAGTTTGAAAATATTTGA
- a CDS encoding glycosyltransferase gives MSILVTIGIVAKNEAENIEKTLESVINQNFRKCDAFSNLSEIKDFRFPNVKRLRPLKSKILEDFDHSKFEIIVVDGNSDDKTREVAENVLNSSNIKYQVLNEKDFGFYGLCFARNIVIDNASSSSKYIAFTDADCIVEENWLQELLLEIENTGDKVAGAGGPRLVALTKNKKEVVINHYLTSFIASAGNPAFSKRDVKFLDSIPNYNSIYKKEIIQKFRYDDSLIISDDNELNYRLKKAGYKFVYGKNAEVYHGETDSIMEFGKNMFNYGVNITNTIKKHRIFKIKPFISLIFLIYLIFIIPLYLIIGWLILIPLMLYFILAILTFAEILFKTKTVYSVIVFLLMPIQHVCYAYGIIYNLLFIRPVHKNNS, from the coding sequence ATGTCGATTTTAGTAACGATTGGAATTGTGGCCAAAAATGAGGCGGAAAATATAGAAAAGACATTAGAAAGTGTTATAAATCAAAATTTTAGAAAATGTGACGCATTTTCTAACCTTTCGGAAATCAAAGATTTCCGATTCCCAAACGTAAAGCGTTTAAGGCCACTAAAATCAAAGATTTTAGAGGATTTTGATCATTCAAAGTTTGAAATAATCGTTGTGGACGGTAATTCAGATGATAAAACTCGTGAAGTAGCAGAAAATGTTTTAAACTCTTCAAATATAAAATATCAAGTTTTAAATGAAAAAGATTTTGGTTTTTATGGGTTATGCTTTGCAAGAAACATTGTAATTGATAATGCCAGCTCAAGCTCTAAATATATAGCTTTTACAGATGCAGATTGTATTGTGGAGGAAAATTGGCTGCAAGAATTATTATTAGAAATTGAAAATACTGGAGATAAGGTTGCAGGAGCTGGAGGGCCGAGATTAGTGGCCTTAACAAAAAACAAAAAAGAGGTTGTTATTAACCATTATTTAACTTCATTTATTGCATCTGCAGGTAATCCTGCATTCTCTAAAAGAGATGTTAAATTTTTAGACAGCATTCCTAACTATAATTCAATCTATAAAAAAGAGATAATCCAAAAATTTAGATATGACGACAGTTTAATCATATCTGACGATAATGAACTGAATTACCGGCTTAAAAAAGCAGGGTATAAATTTGTTTACGGCAAAAATGCTGAAGTTTACCACGGTGAAACTGATTCAATAATGGAATTTGGAAAAAATATGTTCAATTATGGAGTTAATATAACAAACACCATAAAAAAACATAGGATATTTAAAATAAAGCCATTTATTTCATTAATATTCTTAATTTACCTTATTTTTATTATACCATTATATTTAATCATTGGTTGGCTTATTTTAATTCCATTAATGCTTTATTTCATTCTTGCAATACTTACTTTTGCAGAAATTTTGTTTAAAACAAAAACTGTTTATTCTGTAATTGTTTTTTTATTAATGCCCATTCAACATGTGTGTTATGCATATGGAATAATTTATAATCTTTTATTTATTAGACCTGTGCATAAAAATAATAGTTAG
- a CDS encoding NAD(P)-dependent oxidoreductase, with amino-acid sequence MNKTVLVTGGTGFIGSHVIERLLEDKFDVILLKRSYSDVWRVKNILEYIQSYNIDEIKLEDIFKKEDIDSIFHIAAYYKKFHSSNDLDSLISSNITFPVKLLELSNEYNVNHFINTGTFFEYSNKPLPVTEENTKTPFNLYAMTKIVFESILKTYATKKEIKATTLNLFSTYGPKDNEYKLFPQLIKAALKEEEIKLSQGFQKLDFVYVKDIASAYMQCMNNMDSLPNYDAINIGNGFPYSIREIVSVIEEILGKPIGKIWGNPAEEEIDITFASKDKSSSILKWAPKYSLHNGLNETITYYRDEYDL; translated from the coding sequence ATGAATAAAACAGTGTTAGTTACAGGGGGCACAGGATTTATTGGTAGTCATGTTATTGAACGACTATTAGAAGATAAATTTGATGTTATTCTACTAAAGAGAAGTTATTCTGATGTTTGGAGAGTTAAAAATATTCTAGAATATATACAAAGTTACAATATAGATGAAATTAAATTGGAAGATATATTCAAAAAAGAAGATATAGATTCAATTTTCCATATTGCTGCATATTACAAGAAATTCCATTCTTCAAATGATTTAGATTCCCTAATTTCTTCTAATATAACATTTCCTGTTAAATTACTTGAATTATCAAATGAATATAATGTTAATCATTTTATAAATACTGGAACATTTTTTGAATATTCCAATAAACCATTACCTGTAACTGAAGAAAACACTAAAACGCCATTTAATTTATATGCCATGACAAAGATAGTTTTTGAAAGTATTCTCAAGACATACGCCACTAAAAAAGAAATTAAAGCCACTACTTTAAATCTTTTTTCTACTTATGGCCCTAAAGATAATGAATACAAATTATTTCCTCAACTAATTAAAGCAGCACTTAAAGAAGAAGAAATAAAATTGTCACAAGGTTTTCAAAAGCTTGATTTTGTTTATGTAAAAGATATTGCCAGTGCATACATGCAATGTATGAATAATATGGATTCATTACCCAATTATGATGCCATAAACATTGGAAATGGTTTTCCATATAGCATCCGGGAGATTGTTTCTGTAATAGAAGAAATTTTAGGTAAGCCCATTGGAAAAATATGGGGAAATCCAGCTGAAGAAGAGATTGATATAACATTTGCCAGTAAAGACAAATCTAGTAGCATCCTCAAATGGGCACCAAAATATTCCTTACATAATGGATTGAATGAAACTATAACTTATTATCGTGATGAATATGATTTATAA
- a CDS encoding lactate utilization protein, with amino-acid sequence MDENKLKSMQKSFKILEDRKKKLLLGDSTRIEGLKEYVKEIRKYSINNLQELIETAIKNFEENGIEVIYAENSNEALNEIYNIVKDEKIIAKSKSNTINEIMLSEFLENKGIELVETDLGDRIVQLDPESKGPSHPIGPAAHLNMEKIAQIASKKFGVNVKPEARPILDIIKNNVLKKVSKCNIGLTGANTVAAEDGSVIVVHNEGNISLVSMKDIHIVVVGVDKLVRTIEEGISLVKLETIFATGKTIPAYINVISSPSKTADIEQILLKDMYGAKRVIVILLDNGRTKALKEYDECLLCIGCGSCIVACPVYNVTGYEFGYKGYLGGRGVSFSYFIKDNETCFDSGLFKCTECGLCTIECPLNIKTNKMIEKLRENSVKSDIYPEKHGETAKKIKKNGSPF; translated from the coding sequence ATGGATGAAAATAAATTAAAGTCAATGCAAAAATCATTCAAAATACTTGAAGATCGTAAAAAAAAGCTTTTATTAGGTGATTCTACGCGAATAGAAGGGCTTAAAGAGTATGTGAAAGAAATACGTAAATATAGTATAAATAATCTTCAAGAACTCATTGAAACTGCCATTAAAAACTTTGAAGAAAATGGGATAGAAGTTATATATGCTGAAAACTCTAATGAAGCTTTAAATGAGATTTATAATATAGTTAAAGATGAAAAAATTATAGCAAAGTCTAAATCAAACACTATAAATGAAATTATGCTTTCAGAGTTTTTAGAAAATAAGGGAATTGAACTTGTAGAAACAGACCTTGGAGATAGAATAGTACAGCTTGATCCAGAAAGTAAAGGACCTTCTCATCCTATAGGCCCTGCAGCACACCTGAATATGGAAAAAATTGCCCAAATAGCTTCAAAAAAATTTGGAGTAAATGTTAAACCAGAAGCAAGACCTATACTGGATATAATTAAAAATAATGTTTTAAAAAAAGTTTCTAAATGCAATATAGGATTAACTGGAGCTAATACTGTGGCTGCTGAAGATGGATCAGTGATTGTGGTGCATAATGAAGGAAATATCAGTTTAGTTTCCATGAAAGATATCCATATCGTTGTTGTAGGTGTTGATAAGTTAGTAAGGACTATTGAAGAAGGTATAAGTCTGGTGAAACTTGAAACAATATTTGCAACTGGAAAAACAATTCCCGCATATATAAATGTTATATCTTCACCATCAAAAACTGCAGATATTGAACAGATTCTCTTAAAAGATATGTATGGTGCAAAAAGAGTTATTGTGATACTTTTAGATAATGGCAGAACTAAAGCACTTAAAGAATATGATGAATGTCTTTTATGCATCGGATGCGGCAGTTGTATTGTCGCATGCCCTGTTTATAATGTTACAGGCTATGAATTTGGATACAAAGGATATTTAGGCGGTAGAGGTGTATCATTCAGCTATTTTATAAAAGATAATGAAACATGCTTTGATTCAGGACTTTTTAAATGCACTGAATGTGGTTTATGCACCATTGAATGTCCCTTAAATATTAAAACAAATAAAATGATTGAAAAACTAAGAGAAAACTCTGTAAAATCTGATATTTATCCAGAAAAACATGGTGAAACTGCAAAAAAAATTAAAAAAAATGGATCACCTTTTTAA